In Glycine max cultivar Williams 82 chromosome 15, Glycine_max_v4.0, whole genome shotgun sequence, the DNA window TCTATGTTTCAACGATGTTCTTACATTTGACTCAACGTATAAgaagaacaaataaaaattatcctttggtaattttttttgggtGCAATCACCATTCACAAATCAACATATTTGGTTGTGTTTTGGTGTCAGATGAAACAGCTGAGACATATAAGTGGgtcttaaaatcatttttagaaGCAATGGGAAATAAACATCTAAAAGTAGTTGTGACAGATGGGAATGGGGCCACGAGGGAGGCTATAAGGTATATTTTTTCGGATACAAGCCATCGACTATGTGGTTGGCACCTGCACAAAAATGCATGTGAACATGTTTAAGAGTATTCCATTTTTAACTGATTTCGAGGAAGCCATATACTCGATTTTCACCCCGGAGGCATTTGAAGATTTTTGGGTTAAGATCGTTGAGAAGCATGGACTTGTGGGGGAACAAATGGGTTTCTAAGACGTATGAGAACAGATCATCATGGGTCGCTGCATATTTTCGAGACAGGTTCTTTGCTCGTATACGTACTATATCGCAATGTGAAGCTGTCAATTCCACCATGAAGACATATATTGATAACAAATCTAGCATTTTTGAATTTATTCATAAGTTTGAGTTGGCTTTAAGAGGATACAGAAACAATGAATTGAAAGCACATTTTAATTCCCtatattcaaaaccttttttgaCCACATCTCTTCCTGACATGGATGCTGGGAAAATTTACACAACAAAGATTTTTAACGAAGTTAAAGAGCAGAGTGCAGAGGCTTGTGCGTTATTTGTTACTAAACAAGTGGTGAATGGGGACCGATTGATCTTCAAGTTAACCAAGCATTGTGATCCTAGTACGGAAATGAAAGTTGGGTGTGATACTTCAAAGTCAATATTTTCTTGTGGATGTAGACGTTTTGAATTGCTTGATATTCCGTGTTCGCATATTTTATGTGTCATGAAAGTGGAGCACGTTGACCATATTCCAAGTAGTTTAATTTTGAAGCGGTGGACTAAAGAAACTAAGAGTGCTTTTGTATCATCTGTATCATCGAAGGGAGTTGATTCTGATGCAATGAAACTTGCTTGATTTTGGGCATACTGCGGTGCGTGTACTAGGCTTTGCAAGGTAGCTGCAAAAAAAAAGGTAGACTACAATGAGGTCATGGAAGACATACTGAAGCTTACCATTAAGTATGAGAAGTTAGGTGAACATGCTTTCACACAAAACTCATCATCAAAGTGCTTCTGTGATCCCACAATGATCAAGACTAAAGGTGCTCCAAAGAAGCGTGATAGTTGCAAGAAGAGGTCAAGACATTGTTCAAATTGTAATAGCACAAAACACAATGCTAGGATGTGTCCACAATGTGATGGTACAAATGATAAGAGTATGAATGATGAACAATTATCTCATGAAGCAGAGTCATTTGGATCTAGCACAACAATTGATAGCATAAGTTTTTTTCTAGATGATAacaattacaattttaatttaaatggtTATCTTTTTCAATTGTGTAGGAAATGAGATGaatttctttgattttgttGGATAAATAAATGATGACATCTGATGTAAACAAGGGTTAGGACACTAGATTGCATACTAATCCTACAAGCCATAATGACAAAGtaaattaagtttgtttttatttcaatttcattatttttgtcttttttaagtGATTGGTTTTTCCCCTCATTTCTATAGAAAGGTAAAGGTAAAGAGAAAGTTAGTGACAGAGAAATTTAACCGGAAGcacaagaaagcaaaaaagatgaCACAAAACTCAGATCATGTTCATGTACGTAAGTACAAGTTTGTGGCCATAATCAATGTTTAGAAATTGTTATGTACGTACATGGCTTGGCAatgtgtaatatttttatttctatttgatTTTGTGGGATAAAGAAAGGCTGACATCTGATCTAAACAAGGGTTAGGACACTGGATTGTCTACTAACCCTACAAGCCATAGTGACAAAGtaaattaagtttgtttttattttaatttcattatttttgactttggttttaagtaatttttctctctcattgATATAGAAAGGTAAAAAGAAAGTCAGTGACAAGGAGAAAGTTAATCAGAAGCaaaagatagcaaaaaagaTAACACAAAACTCAGATAATGCTTATGTAAATCAGTGTTTAGAAATGGTTATGTATATGACTTGacaatgtgtaatttttttttatttgattatttatatttgtcttTTATTACACAATCAAACTAGTTGTTTGTTCTGGTGGAGGTCACTTATGTCCCAAGTGCAAACTATGTTTCCTCCTACGCAGCCTATGATATCCCCAACGCAGCCTATGGTACAACCTAAAGTACCCCCAATGCAAATCCCAACATATGTCAATTCTAACCAAGGGCCATTTAGCTTACCTAACTATGGTGGAGTTCCTGTTTTTCCTCACAATACCCAAGTTCTCATTTTATCACAAGTACCTCAGGttgttaattttcttaattacgAGATTATAACTTTAATAACTTTTTCTATGATTCTTGTGTGTCATTTGATTTGTatgttaaactttaaaaaacttTCTGTTTCAGGATTATCATGGACAGTCAGTTGGTAACAACTACACATCTTATTTTGGATTGCTTCAAGAAGTCGTGAAAAATGGTGGTCAAACCAATAAGATTTATTAAAACCAGTTGGTAACTTCGAGTCTGTCACTGGTCATCTTCTCTTGGTTATGCAGTGCCCCCTTCGCCTTCTTTATCACATCCCCACCATGGCATGAAATGGTAAACccccaaattttaaattaaagatacaaaaattataaattataaagcaaATCAAGTACCCTTCAAGTCAACAACAATACTGCGGAATCATTAGCAAACGGAATCAATCAAGGCGAGGTGCCTCACTTGGACGCTTCATCGACACTGAGGGATTTGTTGCGACAGAATCTTTGTTAGGGAGTGCTGCCATTGGCGGTGCATGGTAGTGAAGAAGGACTGAAGGAGGAAGCTAGATTGAATTGGAATGTGAGTATGtgtgtaaagatttttttagtttgaatcggaatgtttgattttgtgaaattaaaaagttcaatttctttttaaaaaatattttgattatacaaggattgaaatatatttgaacCGCAATGAATGTGAGTATGTTTGCAAAAGTTTTTAGTTTGAACCGGAATGTttgattttgtgaaattaaaaagttcaatttctttttttaaaatattttttgattatacAAGACTAAATtgcaatatattaaaaaattatcattaaattttaaaataaaaaatataataatgcaACTTAATTCTTATTGGTAAAAAATACAAGAGTATGAATATCCCAAATTACTATGGGCACCATAGAAACTCAAATAATATAGCAGTCGTCATAATGGTACAGAAAATTGTACAACGCTTAGACGGACCTCGCAACCGTAAACATGGTAACCTTTGCTTCTTTTTTCTGCCtccctttctctcttttttttctttccatcttTATATAACAATGTTACTGTGTAGTGTTTGGTTTATAATGTGTGAAGGCAACTTTTCCTATTAAAGAACATGACGTGCGTGCCATGTAGAATAGTAACTAGTAATAACTTTTTTCCCATTGCTTCCCTTTTAGTTCTATCTTACTTTGTCGATTTGAACAAATAGCATTGCTTttacaacaaatatttttcaccaATGCACATTATTGACGACTCTAAGTTAAGTTGGTAAATGGTATCGGTATCTGTCATGCCATGCCATGAAGATATAGGCGAGGTCCCACGCAACTGTGAAAAGGAAAAGGTTAGAAGCGAAAGAAGACgaaggagaaaaagaattaGAAGAGATATATGATGGGGGGTAAATGAAGCAacggaaaggaaagaaaacaaatctAGGAGTCCTTTGTGTCTTGCAATCCATATAGATCACACTTGGTTCCAAACATCAATGATGCAAATTTCGCCAGTTATTTAATATATGGTAAAAGCActgttcttgtttttttttttttggggggggttGTCCTGAAAACACCGTTCAAAGACGTGGAATTTCACTCCAATCCACGaaacatgcatgaatttttgAGCCCCCTTGATTCATTCGTACCGTATCAGCAACCCTGCAAATTTAACCCACACTGCTCTTTACGTCTTTTCCTTCAACTCTCGCTAACTTTCTTGCAACAGAGATGATACAATAATATACTACTATAAAACTATTTATGACCGTGTGGTTTAATTTAAAGTTCCATCTTTATCATActcatttttctaataaaaagttGAATCTCAATATAAAATAGGTTAGTCGTTTGTTGCCTTTCAAGCTCATATGTTTCTCTCAATTCACAAAGACAGAATTCATACCTCCAAAACCTAAGTTATTAATTACTCGTGTGACATCTTAtatctcataaataaaatataaaactaaaacttataaaattattatttgaagacATCCTTATTTTAGACTAACTCACACCacatttttagaataaataatgatacataaattatcttttattttaaatattttattaatatttcttttctttttatattatatcaattttttttaagtgttagataatatattaaatgtttatgatacattttctttttggaaTTAGGGTAACCATTTTTCTAGTCCCTAGGTCCCAATACTTTGCTGACGACACAGAGACACGGAGAGAGCTTTTGTCTGAATTGGCCTCTGCTGGTTGTGTTGCTTTATTCGTTGTTGAAAGCCAGCATTAGTCCTTACAAAAGTTATCGCgtctgctttttcttttttaaaagatgatTTCTTTTATTCTCAATGGtagtattataataataaagttagtaaCTATTGGTCTTCAACATATTTGTTCGGTTAACTTTGAAGCGCACGGAAAACTCCAATGTGGACAGATGAGAAATTACCATCATAATACGTAGAAAAAAGTTCACATTTATTTTGACCAATCTTATCAATTCCTTCTCTGTTTTCAAATGCGCATATAATGTAATATGGCCAAAAATGATATTATCGGTGTTTGTATATTTGTAAATTGTATCATTCTGCTGAACAAGTTCTAGAATACTCACCAACTTCAGTTTGGTCGAATTGCATGGTTTTGAGTGGGATTTTGGCGTCTTCTAAGATTGATTCCATATCTTACTTACACTTTCAACCTCAAAAAACAACAAATGTGTACGTCCCAGCTCATGAATCTAATTTGATAATTACAACATCGTAAAGTCTTAGCTGTTGACTGACGTCGAATGTATATTTTCTTTACGTTCTCTCTCTATATAGATcgatctcttttacttttcctCTCCCATTCACACATTTTTGACTTGGAGGTTGTGTAAGTGAATTAACTGAAAATTTGAAACACGAGAAAGAAACTTCCCAATACAAATCTGCTGAAAGTACAATTATTGGAGCTTCCTTGGAATTCTGATTTTGGCAGAATTTTGAGGACAAGGAAAGAGCTATGGACATTAAATGACTGTCGACGAAATCAAGTTTCTGAGAAAATTTTCTCTGAATAAATATTGAGTGCGTGCAACACTAGCAACTGCTAGCAAATACTAGCTGCAGTACCCGCAAGATGCACCGTGCacggaagagaaaaagaaaacaaacaaacaaataagagAAGAAACAATGAGTGACTTACCATAATATTTAGTATATATTGTTTGCTTTATCTATATATCCGCTCCAAGATGCATGACACAATCAGCCCTTGTGGAATATCTATATGCAAAACCATATTTATGACTTTGCATTAAGATTGCctctcaaattcaaattatgaTAATGTAAACTTGTGTCGATCGAGGCTGCACGATAGGAGAAAAGTTCTCAAGCTTGAAATTTCTAACAAAGTTATCCCTAGAAACACTGCCTCGATAAATGCTAATGTGGTGAGGCACGTTCTTTAATATACTGTAGAACAGTATCACTTTTCTTCTGTCTTGATACCTTTGCTTTATCGTGCTACTATCTTATCGCCATACGTGGGCGAAAACTGGAAAATTAGTGGTAAGAGAGCAATAAACTCAAGGGAAAAAAATTGCGCAAATGATATCCCAAATGATATTGCAtagtaaacaaacaa includes these proteins:
- the LOC102662381 gene encoding protein FAR1-RELATED SEQUENCE 5-like, coding for MDLWGNKWVSKTYENRSSWVAAYFRDRFFARIRTISQCEAVNSTMKTYIDNKSSIFEFIHKFELALRGYRNNELKAHFNSLYSKPFLTTSLPDMDAGKIYTTKIFNEVKEQSAEACALFVTKQVVNGDRLIFKLTKHCDPSTEMKVGCDTSKSIFSCGCRRFELLDIPCSHILCVMKVEHVDHIPSSLILKRWTKETKSAFVSSVSSKGVDSDAMKLA